A single Pseudomonas sp. DC1.2 DNA region contains:
- a CDS encoding motility associated factor glycosyltransferase family protein: MSESFEDNAQVLERRWPALRARLMLEDSSSVQAELLQGLGSTLSVGGIQLTSRHDRVREARVQAASLPADQAQLHVYGTGLGDLPMVLLERPELKRLYVHILNGALFALVLQLLDQRQWLEDSRVELRYAGDLPDICTPFFALPSEMLLADDFNAKIRDRLVSEVHLSFNNREFDPQSPHILRRLQDTLEVLLGDDDIAQLFGTCPGQEIYVIGTGPSLEGHFEQLAAVRGHAQRPLFICVDTAYRPLREHGIKPDLVVSIDQRISFRHLPSEESDGIPLVYFPMSDPQVLKAWKGKRYGGYSASPIYAALRSQHARAELYAGGSVIHPAVDLAVKMGAERITLFGADFAFPMNKTHAGWNDGDLGPAVSQAKHWVRDGHGQQVRTQLNFRSYLCDLERYIARHPEVRFFNSSRAGAMIAGTQFNREFVQ; the protein is encoded by the coding sequence ATGAGCGAGAGCTTTGAAGACAATGCTCAGGTGCTAGAACGGCGCTGGCCGGCACTGCGCGCGCGATTGATGCTCGAAGACAGTTCGTCGGTTCAGGCTGAACTGTTGCAAGGGCTGGGTTCGACGCTGAGCGTAGGCGGTATTCAGCTCACCAGCCGCCATGATCGCGTTCGCGAAGCCCGAGTACAGGCCGCGAGTCTGCCCGCTGATCAGGCGCAGTTGCATGTCTACGGCACGGGCCTCGGGGATTTACCCATGGTCCTGCTGGAGCGTCCTGAGCTGAAGCGGCTGTATGTGCATATTCTGAATGGGGCTCTGTTCGCGCTGGTGTTGCAGTTGCTCGACCAGCGGCAATGGCTTGAGGACTCTCGCGTCGAATTGCGCTATGCCGGTGATTTGCCAGACATCTGTACGCCCTTTTTTGCGCTGCCATCGGAGATGCTACTGGCGGACGATTTCAACGCCAAGATTCGAGATCGTCTGGTCAGCGAAGTGCATTTGAGTTTCAACAATCGCGAATTCGATCCGCAGTCGCCGCACATTCTGCGTCGCTTGCAGGACACTCTTGAAGTCTTGCTTGGCGATGATGATATTGCGCAACTGTTTGGTACTTGCCCCGGACAGGAAATCTACGTGATCGGCACCGGGCCCAGCCTTGAAGGGCATTTCGAGCAGTTGGCAGCGGTGCGAGGGCACGCGCAGCGGCCGCTGTTCATTTGTGTCGACACCGCCTATCGGCCGTTGCGCGAGCACGGGATCAAGCCTGACCTGGTGGTGAGCATCGATCAGCGCATCAGCTTTCGACATTTGCCTTCGGAGGAATCCGATGGCATCCCGCTGGTGTACTTTCCCATGAGCGATCCGCAGGTGCTGAAGGCCTGGAAAGGCAAACGCTACGGTGGCTACTCCGCCAGCCCGATCTACGCGGCGTTGCGCAGCCAGCATGCCAGGGCAGAACTGTACGCTGGCGGCAGCGTGATTCATCCCGCCGTGGACCTGGCGGTGAAGATGGGCGCCGAGCGTATTACCTTGTTCGGGGCCGACTTTGCCTTCCCTATGAACAAGACTCATGCCGGTTGGAACGACGGTGATTTGGGGCCAGCGGTGAGTCAGGCCAAGCATTGGGTGCGTGATGGGCACGGGCAGCAGGTCAGGACGCAGTTGAATTTTCGCAGTTACCTGTGTGATTTGGAGCGCTACATTGCCAGGCATCCAGAGGTGCGTTTCTTTAACAGCAGTCGAGCGGGGGCAATGATTGCCGGCACCCAGTTCAATCGGGAGTTCGTGCAATGA
- a CDS encoding flagellar protein FlaG — protein sequence MDMSVKLNLSYPAVKPVVSAGDKTAGTPRTDATPPVAASSGSDSDSENSDKLKMAVKEIEKFVQSVKRNLEFSIDETSGQVVVKVIASESGEVVRQIPSAEALKLAESLHNASNVLFDAKA from the coding sequence ATGGACATGAGCGTTAAGCTGAATTTGTCTTACCCGGCCGTGAAGCCGGTGGTCAGTGCTGGCGATAAAACGGCTGGAACGCCTCGAACCGATGCGACTCCGCCGGTCGCTGCAAGCAGCGGATCGGATTCGGATTCGGAAAACTCGGATAAGTTAAAGATGGCCGTTAAGGAGATCGAAAAGTTCGTTCAGTCGGTCAAGCGTAATCTGGAGTTCTCCATTGATGAAACGTCCGGCCAGGTCGTTGTCAAAGTAATCGCCAGTGAGTCCGGTGAAGTGGTGCGACAGATTCCATCAGCCGAGGCTCTGAAACTGGCTGAAAGCCTGCACAACGCAAGCAACGTCTTGTTCGACGCCAAAGCCTGA
- a CDS encoding flagellar protein FliT codes for MSLVLQRIEHTREALVGALAERNWEAIGQLDLDCRSCMEDVLSEASLDEVALRDNLEELLQVYKQLLEVAMGERQAIVDEMSQIHQAQNAAKVYHLFG; via the coding sequence ATGAGTCTTGTCTTGCAGCGAATCGAACACACCCGTGAAGCGTTGGTCGGTGCCTTAGCCGAGCGCAACTGGGAGGCTATCGGTCAATTGGACCTTGATTGCCGTTCCTGCATGGAAGACGTTTTGAGTGAGGCTTCTTTGGATGAAGTGGCGCTGCGCGACAACCTTGAGGAGTTACTGCAGGTTTATAAGCAGCTTCTTGAGGTGGCAATGGGGGAGCGGCAGGCGATAGTCGACGAGATGTCGCAGATCCACCAAGCACAGAACGCGGCAAAGGTTTACCATCTGTTTGGTTAA
- the fliS gene encoding flagellar export chaperone FliS, translating to MNPMLALRQYQKVGAQAQTSEASPHRLVQMLMEGGLDRIAQAKGAMERKDIPGKGSSISKAIGIIGGLREGLDLETSADTVGELDRLYAYMMKRLAEANIKSDPRILDEVAGLLRTVKEGWDAIAAPGLEF from the coding sequence ATGAATCCGATGTTAGCCCTTCGGCAATATCAGAAGGTGGGGGCGCAAGCCCAGACGTCCGAAGCCAGCCCGCATCGCTTGGTGCAGATGCTGATGGAAGGTGGTCTGGATCGTATCGCTCAAGCCAAAGGCGCCATGGAGCGCAAGGACATTCCCGGCAAGGGAAGTTCTATCAGCAAGGCCATTGGGATTATTGGTGGTCTGCGCGAAGGCCTGGATCTTGAGACATCGGCCGACACGGTTGGTGAGCTGGATCGTCTCTACGCCTACATGATGAAGCGTCTCGCCGAGGCGAACATCAAGAGTGACCCGCGTATTCTCGACGAAGTTGCCGGTTTGCTTCGCACGGTGAAAGAAGGCTGGGATGCCATCGCCGCGCCAGGTCTGGAGTTTTAA
- the fliD gene encoding flagellar filament capping protein FliD, which yields MASPILPGSGLGSGLDIGAIVTALVNSDKAAKQGQITSQTSVTTSKISATGALKSALAAFQTAMDGLSKTGTPSFSGFSATSSAPTTLTVTSDNTAVNGSYNVIVNNLATGSKVASAAFSGGASSAIPTGTLKISQNGIDYPVTIPSGATLQSTRDAINTTLQTQGITANIVTDANGSRLVVGSTTTGAGSDISLSGIAGLEVNGTTKMDGTATGAGFINNLAASASYSVDGLAMTSKSNTISGAVGGLNMTLLAATAPNVPVVVTVGTNSDGLKANLQTFVDAYNKVINTLTSYTTPSLDSAGRPTVSNAMTGDSLPRNLIEAMRNQLTNVPSGSGGSPLAVLAQLGIQTDQKTGALSIDSTKFTKAMASGLSGSVQALFSGTTTTNGLISRMSAAITPYSQTGGILDQRTTSLNKTQRDLTSQQSALDLRVANLTASLTAKYNAMDLLVGQMKATSTSITSFFTSLNAQKSGG from the coding sequence ATGGCAAGTCCAATTTTACCGGGCTCCGGGCTGGGGTCAGGCCTCGACATCGGTGCGATCGTCACGGCATTGGTCAACTCTGATAAGGCTGCCAAACAGGGCCAGATCACGAGTCAGACCTCGGTCACCACGTCGAAAATTTCTGCGACGGGTGCGTTAAAATCTGCTTTGGCTGCCTTCCAGACAGCCATGGACGGTCTTAGCAAAACGGGAACGCCATCCTTTTCGGGCTTTTCGGCCACTTCAAGTGCGCCTACAACCCTGACGGTAACCTCGGACAACACCGCGGTTAACGGTAGCTACAATGTCATCGTGAATAATCTGGCCACGGGCTCGAAAGTTGCCAGTGCAGCCTTTTCCGGCGGTGCCAGCAGTGCCATTCCGACTGGTACCCTGAAAATCAGTCAAAATGGTATTGACTACCCTGTCACGATCCCATCTGGTGCGACGTTGCAGTCAACCCGAGATGCAATTAACACCACGCTGCAAACTCAAGGAATCACGGCCAACATCGTGACCGACGCGAACGGTTCGCGGCTGGTTGTGGGCTCGACTACCACCGGCGCTGGCTCTGATATTTCCCTCAGTGGTATCGCCGGGCTTGAAGTCAATGGCACTACCAAGATGGACGGCACTGCGACGGGCGCTGGCTTCATCAATAATCTGGCTGCGAGCGCCTCGTACAGCGTCGATGGTCTGGCGATGACCAGCAAAAGCAACACGATCAGTGGCGCTGTCGGTGGTCTCAACATGACCCTGCTGGCCGCCACGGCGCCTAACGTGCCGGTGGTTGTCACGGTCGGGACTAACAGCGACGGTCTGAAAGCAAATCTTCAGACATTCGTTGATGCCTACAACAAGGTGATCAACACGCTGACCAGCTACACAACGCCGAGTCTGGACAGCGCGGGTCGTCCTACCGTCTCGAATGCGATGACCGGCGATTCTTTGCCGCGTAACCTGATCGAGGCCATGCGTAATCAACTGACCAATGTGCCCTCGGGTTCCGGTGGTAGTCCGTTGGCGGTGTTGGCGCAATTGGGGATTCAGACGGATCAGAAGACCGGTGCATTGAGCATTGATAGCACCAAATTCACCAAAGCGATGGCGAGTGGCTTGAGTGGTTCGGTGCAGGCACTGTTCAGTGGCACCACGACGACTAACGGTCTGATATCGCGTATGAGTGCTGCGATCACGCCTTACTCTCAGACTGGCGGCATCCTCGATCAGCGCACCACCAGTCTGAACAAGACCCAAAGGGATTTGACCAGTCAGCAGTCGGCGCTTGACCTGCGAGTCGCCAACTTGACAGCCTCCCTAACCGCGAAATACAACGCGATGGATTTGTTGGTAGGCCAGATGAAAGCCACCTCCACCAGCATTACCAGCTTCTTTACGTCGTTGAACGCTCAGAAGTCAGGCGGCTAG
- a CDS encoding flagellin domain-containing protein, which produces MALTVNTNTTSLAVQMNLNRAASALSTSMTRLSSGLKINSAKDDAAGLQIATRMSSQIRGQNVAVKNANDGISMAQTAEGALQESTNILQRMRELAVQARNGTNGTADQTATNSEFSQMSDELTRISASTNLNGKNLLDGSAGTMTLQVGSNTGTANHIDLTLSSKFDAVSLSVGSGTTVLTGATSAAAATNIDNAITAIDAAIASIGATRANLGASQNRLTSTISNLQNITENVTAAQGRVQDTDFAAETANLTKQQTLQQASTAVLAQANQLPSAVLKLLQ; this is translated from the coding sequence ATGGCTTTAACAGTAAACACTAACACTACATCTCTGGCCGTTCAGATGAACCTGAACCGTGCAGCTTCTGCCCTGTCGACTTCGATGACTCGTCTGTCTTCCGGCCTGAAAATCAACAGCGCTAAAGACGACGCTGCCGGCCTGCAAATCGCCACTCGCATGAGCAGCCAGATCCGCGGCCAGAACGTTGCAGTAAAAAACGCCAACGACGGCATCTCGATGGCTCAGACCGCTGAAGGCGCTCTGCAAGAATCGACCAACATTCTGCAACGTATGCGTGAACTGGCTGTACAGGCACGTAACGGCACCAACGGTACTGCTGACCAGACGGCGACTAACTCTGAATTCTCGCAGATGTCTGACGAATTGACCCGTATCTCGGCGTCGACCAACCTGAACGGCAAAAACCTGCTCGACGGTTCGGCTGGCACCATGACCCTGCAAGTAGGTTCGAACACTGGTACGGCCAACCACATCGACCTGACCCTTAGCTCCAAGTTCGACGCCGTCAGCCTGTCGGTTGGCAGCGGTACTACTGTTTTGACTGGTGCTACCAGTGCCGCCGCCGCTACCAACATCGATAACGCGATCACCGCGATCGACGCTGCAATCGCTTCCATCGGTGCAACCCGTGCAAACCTGGGTGCTTCGCAAAACCGTCTGACCAGCACCATCTCCAACCTGCAAAACATCACTGAAAACGTTACTGCTGCACAAGGTCGCGTACAAGATACCGACTTCGCCGCAGAAACCGCTAACCTGACCAAACAGCAAACTCTGCAACAAGCTTCCACCGCTGTTCTGGCCCAGGCTAACCAGCTGCCATCCGCTGTACTGAAACTGCTTCAGTAA